The following coding sequences lie in one Miscanthus floridulus cultivar M001 chromosome 9, ASM1932011v1, whole genome shotgun sequence genomic window:
- the LOC136481970 gene encoding uncharacterized protein — translation MKGTGCPPWIDPRNAFRIHVCVDKYTTTGDYDDSVEMVQQEHDVWFDLSTQCSLSKFVEEMRSNIIWGRDQQLLVWGVDKDSGTEWKVTTDEQFMEMIEARWDEKEMDVNCEVLNRDKESSRQPRWDAGKANVPNEHSVHSTSGVTAEQANAQANVECTDDACSSPDHTNLDDRGIDWSAYTILQEEELDGDATVLVDEDKIYEAMGFKAADDLVDDGDGPAEIPVPVIPPEFQAEMDAAAMPVDDNAEFEPLYFYDRDNPDMSVGQIYPSMPEFRMAVKQHSIVKEFELGTEKSDKKRFRGFCRSGGCQWIIRAKTQIDGSVRIQINKNTHTCASRSRVLNRMASQAWIAERAVPLLRDDPSMGAKAVRKELEKQYKVKINYQTCWYGRQRAADKLFGRGPRRQQQSLEGRSKKLLKIQQKWERKHQEPRGQQQGRQRWRQKQQEQQERQ, via the exons ATGAAGGGGACTGGCTGCCCTCCTTG GATTGATCCTAGAAATGCTTTTAGAATCCATGTTTGTGTTGATAAATACACAACCACTGGTGATTATGATGACAGTGTGGAAATGGTTCAGCAAGAGCATGATGTGTGGTTTGATCTTAGCACCCAGTGCTCCCTGTCTAAGTTTGTGGAAGAAATGAGGTCAAACATCATTTGGGGTAGGGATCAGCAGTTACTTGTTTGGGGTGTGGACAAAGACAGTGGGACAGAGTGGAAGGTTACTACTGACGAGCAGTTCATGGAGATGATAGAGGCCAGATGGGATGAGAAGGAAATGGATGTGAATTGTGAGGTGCTTAACAGGGATAAGGAATCATCTAGACAGCCTAGATGGGATGCAGGAAAGGCAAATGTGCCAAATGAGCATAGTGTTCATTCCACATCCGGTGTAACAGCAGAGCAAGCTAATGCTCAGGCTAATGTTGAATGCACTGATGATGCTTGTAGCAGTCCAGACCATACTAACTTAGATGATCGTGGAATTGATTGGTCAGCTTACACTATATTACAAGAGGAAGAATTAGATGGGGATGCCACTGTCTTAGTAGATGAGGACAAAATATATGAAGCCATGGGATTCAAAGCTGCAGATGATCTTGTAGATGATGGTGATGGTCCAGCCGAGATACCTGTGCCAGTCATTCCTCCTGAGTTTCAAGCAGAGATGGATGCAGCAGCTATGCCTGTTGATGATAATGCTGAGTTTGAGCCTTTGTATTTCTATGACAGAGATAATCCTGATATGTCTGTAGGCCAAATCTATCCATCAATGCCTGAATTTAGAATGGCAGTGAAACAACATTCTATAGTTAAAGAGTTTGAGTTGGGCACTGAAAAATCAGACAAAAAGAGGTTTAGGGGTTTCTGCAGATCTGGAGGATGCCAATGGATTATTAGAGCAAAAACTCAGATTGATGGCAGTGTCAGG ATACAAATAAACAAGAATACTCATACTTGTGCTTCTAGATCAAGAGTACTCAACAGGATGGCATCCCAGGCCTGGATTGCTGAGAGAGCAGTTCCTTTGCTTAGAGATGACCCCTCAATGGGGGCAAAGGCAGTCAGGAAGGAACTTGAGAAGCAATACAAGGTCAAGATCAACTACCAGACTTGCTGGTATGGTAGGCAGAGGGCTGCAGATAAGCTTTTTG GAAGAGGACCAAGAAGACAGCAACAAAGCCTGGAAGGAAGAagcaaaaaactattgaagattcAGCAGAAGTGGGAGAGGAAACACCAAGAGCCAAGAGGGCAGCAGCAAGGGAGGCAAAGGTGGCGGCagaagcagcaggagcagcaagaGAGGCAATAG
- the LOC136481971 gene encoding alcohol dehydrogenase 2-like, with product MATAGKVIKCKAAVAWEAGKPLSIEEVEVAPPQAMEVRVKILYTALCHTDVYFWEAKGQTPVFPRILGHEAGGIVESVGEGVTELAPGDHVLPVFTGECKECAHCKSEESNMCDLLRINVDRGVMIGDGKSRFTINGQPIFHFVGTSTFSEYTVIHVGCLAKINPEAPLDKVCILSCGISTGLGATLNVAKPVKGSTVAIFGLGAVGLAAMEGARLAGASRIFGVDINPAKYEQAKKFGCTDFVNPKDHDKPVQEVLIELTNGGVDRSVECTGNVNAMISAFECVHDGWGVAVLVGVPHKDAEFKTHPMNFLNERTLKGTFFGNYKPRTDLPNVVELYMKKELEVEKFITHSVPFAEINKAFDLMAKGEGIRCIIRMEN from the exons ATGGCGACCGCAGGGAAGGTGATCAAGTGCAAAG CCGCCGTGGCGTGGGAGGCCGGCAAGCCGCTGTCcatcgaggaggtggaggtggcgccGCCACAGGCCATGGAGGTGCGTGTCAAGATCCTCTACACCGCGCTCTGCCACACCGACGTCTACTTCTGGGAGGCCAAG GGGCAAACTCCGGTGTTCCCGAGGATCTTAGGACACGAAGCGGGAGG CATCGTGGAGAGCGTTGGGGAGGGTGTGACCGAGCTCGCACCAGGCGACCATGTCCTCCCGGTGTTCACCGGCGAGTGCAAGGAGTGTGCTCACTGCAAGTCGGAGGAGAGCAACATGTGTGACCTCCTCAGGATCAACGTCGACCGGGGCGTGATGATCGGCGATGGAAAGTCCCGCTTCACCATCAACGGACAGCCTATCTTCCACTTCGTTGGGACATCCACCTTCAGCGAGTACACCGTCATCCATGTCGGCTGCCTCGCCAAGATCAACCCCGAGGCGCCTCTCGACAAAGTTTGTATTCTCAGCTGTGGTATCTCAACTG GTCTTGGCGCAACACTGAATGTGGCAAAACCAGTAAAGGGTTCGACGGTGGCGATTTTCGGTCTTGGGGCTGTAGGCCTTGCT GCTATGGAAGGTGCTAGACTGGCTGGGGCATCAAGGATCTTCGGTGTGGACATCAACCCAGCAAAATACGAGCAAG CTAAGAAATTTGGCTGCACTGATTTCGTTAATCCCAAGGACCACGACAAGCCAGTGCAGGAG GTACTCATTGAGCTGACCAACGGCGGTGTGGACCGCAGCGTGGAGTGCACCGGCAACGTCAACGCCATGATATCTGCCTTCGAATGTGTCCACGAC GGATGGGGTGTCGCCGTGCTGGTGGGTGTGCCACACAAGGACGCTGAATTCAAGACACACCCAATGAACTTCCTGAACGAGAGGACCCTGAAGGGAACCTTCTTCGGCAACTACAAACCACGCACTGACCTGCCCAATGTGGTTGAGCTTTACATGAAGAAG GAGCTGGAGGTGGAGAAGTTCATCACGCACAGCGTGCCGTTCGCAGAGATCAACAAGGCATTCGACCTGATGGCCAAGGGGGAGGGCATCCGCTGCATCATCCGCATGGAGAACTAG